Within Ramlibacter henchirensis, the genomic segment GTCGTGCAGCTTGCCTTCGAAGCTGATCGGCGCCCAGTCAGCCTGCTCGGCTTTCTCGAGGATGCGCACGGCCTGGGCGATCTCGCCTTCGGTCGGCGCAAGCGCTTCCAGGATCGGGCGGATCTGGTCGGGATGGATGCTCCACATGCGCGTGAAGCCGAACTCCGCATTGGCGCGGCGCGCGGCCGCGCGCATCGCGTCGCGGTCCTGGAACTCGGTGACCACGCTGTGCGAAGGCACCTTGCCGTGCGCGTGGCAGGCCGAGGCGATCTCCAGCTTGGCGCGCACCACCAGCGGATGCGTGAACTGGCCCTGCGCGCCCATGCCGTGTTCCGGGATGGCGCCACCATGGGCGGACACGAAGTCCATCAGGCCGAAGCTGAGGGACTGGATGCGGGGATGGGCGGCGATGTCGAACGCGCGATGCACCGCCGCGGGCGACTCGATCAGCGCATGCAGCGGCAGCTGCGGGGCCCGGGCCTCGTCCAGCGCGCGCGAGGCGATGTCGACGTCGGCGGTCGACTCCACCTTGGGCAGCATGACGTGCGCCAGGCGCGTTCCTGCGCGGCCGACGATGGTCTGGATGTCCTGGGCGAACGCGGGATGGTCCACCGGATGCACTCGCACCGCCACGCGCGCCTGCGGATCGGCGCCAAGCGCCAGCTCCGCGACCAAGGCCGCATGCTCCGCCTCGCCGCCCACCGGCGCGCCGTCCTCGCAATCGAGCGAGACGTCGAACACGCAGGCGCCGAACTCGCGCGTCATCTCAGCCTGCAGCTGCAGGCTCTTGCGCATCCGCGACTCGACGCCGCTGTAGTGGTCGCAGACCGGAAGCGATCCGGTCTGCGCCTGGGCGCCCAGCAGGACTTCGCGGGGATGCGCGGGCGTGGCTGGCTTCAAAGCAGGTGGGCGACGCCGGCCTGCTCTTCCTGCAGCTCCTTGAGCGTCTTGTTGATCCGTTCCTGGCTGAACGCGTCGATCTCCAGGCCCTTGACGACCTCGTACTTGCCGTTGGCGGTGGTGACCGGGAAGCCGAACATCACGTCCTTCGGGATGCCGTAGTCGCCGTTGGAGGGCACGCCCATCGTGACCCACTTGCCGTTGGTGCCCAGGGCCCAGTCGCGCATGTGGTCGATGGCGGCGTTGGCGGCCGACGCGGCGGAGGACAGCCCGCGCGCCTCGATGATGGCGGCGCCGCGCTTGCCGACGGTGGGCAGGAACACGTCGGCGTTCCAGACCTGGTCGTTGATCAGGTCCTTGACCTTCTTGCCGCCCACGGTGGCGAAGCGGTAGTCCGCGTACATGGTGGGCGAGTGGTTGCCCCAGACGCACAGCTTCTCGATGTCGCCGACCTTGGTGCCCGTCTTGGCCGCGACCTGCGACAGCGCGCGGTTGTGGTCCAGGCGGAGCATCGCCGTGAAGTTCTCGCGCGGCAGCGAGGGCGCGCTCTTCATGGCGATGTAGGCGTTGGTGTTGGCCGGGTTGCCGACCACCAGCACCTTCACGCCGCGGCTGGCGACCTTGTCCAGCGCCTTGCCCTGGGCCGTGAAGATCTGGGCGTTGGCGGCCAGCAGGTCGGCCCGCTCCATGCCGGGGCCGCGCGGCCGGGCGCCCACGAGCAGCGCGTAGTCGGTGTCCTTGAAGGCGGTGTTGGGGTCGCCGTGCGCTTCCATGCCGGCCAGCAGCGGGAAGGCGCAGTCCTCCAGTTCCATCATCACGCCCTTGAGCGCCTTCTGCGCCTTCTCGTCCGGGATCTCGAGCAGCTGCAGGACCACGGGCTGGTCCTTGCCCAGCATCTCGCCGGAGGCGATGCGGAACAGCAGGGCGTAACCGATCTGGCCGGCGGCGCCGGTGACGGCGACGCGAACGGGCTTCTTGCTCATGGAGGTTCTCCGAAAGTGGGTTAAAGCGACAGGTGGCGCGTGCGGCGCGTGACCGGAAGGGGAGCGGCTGTGGCTCGTCGGACCGGCGGAACCGGTGGGCAGTGCCCGGACGGAACAGGCGGCGAGTTTACCCGCTCGGGACAGCGCCGGTCAATTTGTCTTATGTCTTATATAAGATATGATCCGGCTTGCCGAAAGCTGACGACCATGCCCGCCCTGCCCCCTTTCGACGACGCCGCGCCAGATGCCGTGCCGGTGCAGGCTGCACCGTCCTTCAGCCCGCTGTACCAGCAGATCAAGGGCCTGATCCTGCAGAGCCTGCAGGCGGGCGAATGGAAGCCCGGCGAGGCCATTCCCAGCGAGATGGACCTGGCATCGCGCTTCCGCGTCAGCCAGGGCACCGTGCGCAAGGCCATCGACGAGCTCGCGGCCGAGAACCTGGTCGTGCGCCGCCAGGGCAAGGGCACCTTCGTCGCGACGCATGCCGAGCAGCATGTCCAGTACCGGTTCCTGAAGCTGGTGCCCGACAGTGGCGACCGCGATGAGGAAGGGCCGGCCGAGCGCTCGATCCTGGAGTGCCGCCGCACCCGGGCCTCGGCCGAAGTCGCCCGCGCTCTCGGGCTGCGCACCTCCGACGCGGTGGTGCAGGTGCGGCGCGTGCTCGCGTTCGCGGGCGTGCCGACCATCCTGGAGGACATCTGGCTGCCCGGCAGCGCATTCAAGGGCCTGTCGGCCGAGCAGATGGCGGATTTCCAGGGGCCGACCTATGCGATGTTCGAGCTCGAGTTCGGTGTGCGCATGGTCCGCGCCGAAGAGAAGATCCGCGCCGTCGCGGCCGATGCGCAGCAGGCGCAGCTGCTGCGGGTGCCGACCGGCTCGCCCTTGTTGAGCGTGGAGCGCATCGCCTTCACGTACAACGACGTGCCGATGGAGCTGCGCCGCGGCCTCTACCGCACCGACAACCGGCACTACCGCAACGAGCTCAGCTGAGCCGGTCTTCTCTCGAAAAAAACGCGTCGCGTTTTTCGAGTGAACGTATCGGTTTGTTGCGTTGCAATAGAATTTTGGGTTGTCCGCGCATCGCGGGCGTCACGCGCCAACCCGACTCCCCCAGAAAGCCAAGCCCCCCATGACAGTTGCCCAGAAGCAGCGGCCGGAATTCAGGAACATCAACGCGTTTCGGGACCTCCCGAGCTACCGGCTGCCGGCGCCGGGCTGGGTGTCGATCCTGCACCGCATCAGCGGCGTGCTGATGTTCCTGCTGCTGCCGTTCATCATCTGGATGTTCGACACCTCCATCTCGTCCGAACTCTCCTTCGCGCGTTTCCGCTCCGCCTTCGAAAGCGGACTGGGCTTCGTCCCAGGCTGGTTCATCAAGCTGGTCGCGCTGGCCCTGATCTGGTCCTACCTGCACCACTTCATCGCCGGCGTGCGCCACGTCTGGATGGACGTGAGCCACGCCGCCACGACCAAGCAGTTCGGCGGCTCGTCGGCCAAGGTGACGCTGGTGCTCAGCCTCGCCCTCACCGTCATGCTGGGCGCGAAGCTGTTCGGCCTGTACTGATCCCTGGAAAGAAACAAACGATGGCTGTCCCCAAGAGACAAGGTCCGGTGAACTACGGATCGCGCCGCACCGTGGTCGGCGCCCACTACGGCATGCGCGACTGGCTGAGCCAGCGCGTCACGGCGGTGCTGATGGCGGTGTTCACCGTCCTGGTGCTCGCGCAGGTGATCCTGTCGCGCGGCCCCATCGGCTACGACAAATGGGCCGGCATCTTCGCCAGCCAGTGGATGAAGGTGCTGACCTTCTCGGTGATCGCCGCGCTGCTCTGGCATGTGTGGGTCGGCATGCGCGACGTGCTCATGGACTACGTCAAGCCGATCTGGCTGCGGCTGTCGCTGCAGGTGTTCGTGATCGTGTGGCTCACCGGCTGCGCCGGCTGGGCGGTCCAAGTCCTGTGGAGAGTCTGAAGCAATGGCCTACAGCAGCAAGAACATCACCCGCCGCCGCTTCGACGTCGTGATCGTCGGCGCCGGCGGCTCCGGCATGCGCGCCTCGCTCCAGCTGGCGCGCGCCGGCCTGAACGTGGCCGTGCTTTCCAAGGTCTTCCCGACCCGCTCGCACACCGTCGCGGCCCAGGGCGGCATCGGCGCGTCGCTGGGCAACATGTCCGAGGACAACTGGCACTACCACTTCTACGACACCGTCAAGGGCTCCGACTGGCTGGGCGACCAGGACGCCATCGAGTTCATGTGCCGCGAAGCGCCCCGGGTCGTGTACGACCTCGAGCACATGGGCATGCCGTTCGACCGCAACCCCGACGGCACGATCTACCAGCGTCCCTTCGGCGGCCACACGGCCAACTACGGCGAGAAGCCGGTGCAGCGCGCCTGCGCCGCGGCCGACCGCACCGGCCACGCGATGCTGCACACGCTGTACCAGCAGAACGTCAAGGCCCGCACCAGCTTCTTCGTCGAGTGGATGGCGCTGGACCTGATCCGCGATGCCGAAGGCGACGTGGTGGGCGTGACGGCGCTGGAGATGGAAACCGGCGACCTGCACATCCTGGAAGCCAAGACCACGCTGCTGGCCACCGGCGGCGCGGGCCGAATCTTCGCGGCCTCGACCAACGCCTTCATCAACACCGGCGACGGCCTGGGCATGGCGGCGCGGGCCGGCATCCCGCTGGAGGACATGGAGTTCTGGCAGTTCCACCCGACCGGCGTGGCCGGCGCGGGCGTGCTGCTGACGGAAGGCTGCCGCGGCGAAGGCGCCATCCTGCTCAACAGCAACGGCGAGCGCTTCATGGAGCGCTACGCGCCCACGCTGAAGGACCTGGCGCCGCGCGACTTCGTCTCCCGCTCCATGGACCAGGAGATCAAGGAAGGCCGCGGCTGCGGCCCCAACAAGGACTACGTGCTGCTCAAGCTCGACCACCTGGGCGCCGACACGATCCACAAGCGGCTGCCCTCGGTGTACGAGATCGGCGTCAACTTCGCCAACGTCGACATCACCAAGGAGCCGATCCCGGTGGTGCCCACCATCCACTACCAGATGGGCGGCATCCCGACCAACATCCACGGCCAGGTCGTGGTGCAGAACGCGGACAGCCACAACGCGGTGGTCAACGGCCTCTACGCGGTCGGCGAATGCTCCTGCGTGAGCGTGCACGGCGCCAACCGACTGGGCACCAACTCCCTGCTGGATCTGCTGGTGTTCGGGCGCGCTGCGGGCAACCACATCGTGGAGTTCTCGAAGAACAGCAAGGCGCACAAGCCGCTGCCTTCGGGCGCCGCCGACATCACGCTGGAGCGCCTGGCGCGCCTGGACGCGGCGGGCTCCGGCGAATACGCCCAGGACGTGGCCAACGACATCCGTGCCAGCATCCAGCTGCACGCGGGCGTGTTCCGCACGCAGGCCGGCATGGACGAAGGCGTGCGCAAGATCGCCGCCATCCGCGAGCGGGTGAATGCCATCGCGCTGAAGGACAAGTCCATGGTGTTCAACACCGCGCGCGTCGAGGCGCTGGAGGTGGAGAACCTGATCGAGTGCGCGCAGGCCACGATGGTGTCGGCCGCCGCCCGCAAGGAATGCCGCGGCGCTCACACGGTGAGCGACTACGAGCGCCCGGCCGATGACCCGGTCGCCCCGCTGGGCCGCGACGACGCCAATTGGATGAAGCACTCCCTCTGGCACAGCAGGACGAACAGCCTGACCTACAAACCGGTCAATCTCAAGCCCCTGACCGTCGAGAGCGTGCCGCCCAAGGTGCGCACCTTCTGACGGCAGCCCTTA encodes:
- a CDS encoding malate dehydrogenase, which produces MSKKPVRVAVTGAAGQIGYALLFRIASGEMLGKDQPVVLQLLEIPDEKAQKALKGVMMELEDCAFPLLAGMEAHGDPNTAFKDTDYALLVGARPRGPGMERADLLAANAQIFTAQGKALDKVASRGVKVLVVGNPANTNAYIAMKSAPSLPRENFTAMLRLDHNRALSQVAAKTGTKVGDIEKLCVWGNHSPTMYADYRFATVGGKKVKDLINDQVWNADVFLPTVGKRGAAIIEARGLSSAASAANAAIDHMRDWALGTNGKWVTMGVPSNGDYGIPKDVMFGFPVTTANGKYEVVKGLEIDAFSQERINKTLKELQEEQAGVAHLL
- a CDS encoding GntR family transcriptional regulator yields the protein MPALPPFDDAAPDAVPVQAAPSFSPLYQQIKGLILQSLQAGEWKPGEAIPSEMDLASRFRVSQGTVRKAIDELAAENLVVRRQGKGTFVATHAEQHVQYRFLKLVPDSGDRDEEGPAERSILECRRTRASAEVARALGLRTSDAVVQVRRVLAFAGVPTILEDIWLPGSAFKGLSAEQMADFQGPTYAMFELEFGVRMVRAEEKIRAVAADAQQAQLLRVPTGSPLLSVERIAFTYNDVPMELRRGLYRTDNRHYRNELS
- a CDS encoding HpcH/HpaI aldolase/citrate lyase family protein, with product MKPATPAHPREVLLGAQAQTGSLPVCDHYSGVESRMRKSLQLQAEMTREFGACVFDVSLDCEDGAPVGGEAEHAALVAELALGADPQARVAVRVHPVDHPAFAQDIQTIVGRAGTRLAHVMLPKVESTADVDIASRALDEARAPQLPLHALIESPAAVHRAFDIAAHPRIQSLSFGLMDFVSAHGGAIPEHGMGAQGQFTHPLVVRAKLEIASACHAHGKVPSHSVVTEFQDRDAMRAAARRANAEFGFTRMWSIHPDQIRPILEALAPTEGEIAQAVRILEKAEQADWAPISFEGKLHDRASYRFHWQVLERAHRTTSRMPAEAQRWFAGA
- the sdhC gene encoding succinate dehydrogenase, cytochrome b556 subunit → MTVAQKQRPEFRNINAFRDLPSYRLPAPGWVSILHRISGVLMFLLLPFIIWMFDTSISSELSFARFRSAFESGLGFVPGWFIKLVALALIWSYLHHFIAGVRHVWMDVSHAATTKQFGGSSAKVTLVLSLALTVMLGAKLFGLY
- the sdhD gene encoding succinate dehydrogenase, hydrophobic membrane anchor protein, whose translation is MAVPKRQGPVNYGSRRTVVGAHYGMRDWLSQRVTAVLMAVFTVLVLAQVILSRGPIGYDKWAGIFASQWMKVLTFSVIAALLWHVWVGMRDVLMDYVKPIWLRLSLQVFVIVWLTGCAGWAVQVLWRV
- the sdhA gene encoding succinate dehydrogenase flavoprotein subunit, translated to MAYSSKNITRRRFDVVIVGAGGSGMRASLQLARAGLNVAVLSKVFPTRSHTVAAQGGIGASLGNMSEDNWHYHFYDTVKGSDWLGDQDAIEFMCREAPRVVYDLEHMGMPFDRNPDGTIYQRPFGGHTANYGEKPVQRACAAADRTGHAMLHTLYQQNVKARTSFFVEWMALDLIRDAEGDVVGVTALEMETGDLHILEAKTTLLATGGAGRIFAASTNAFINTGDGLGMAARAGIPLEDMEFWQFHPTGVAGAGVLLTEGCRGEGAILLNSNGERFMERYAPTLKDLAPRDFVSRSMDQEIKEGRGCGPNKDYVLLKLDHLGADTIHKRLPSVYEIGVNFANVDITKEPIPVVPTIHYQMGGIPTNIHGQVVVQNADSHNAVVNGLYAVGECSCVSVHGANRLGTNSLLDLLVFGRAAGNHIVEFSKNSKAHKPLPSGAADITLERLARLDAAGSGEYAQDVANDIRASIQLHAGVFRTQAGMDEGVRKIAAIRERVNAIALKDKSMVFNTARVEALEVENLIECAQATMVSAAARKECRGAHTVSDYERPADDPVAPLGRDDANWMKHSLWHSRTNSLTYKPVNLKPLTVESVPPKVRTF